The DNA segment GACTTTGGCAGAGTGGGGCACGCCTCTGGCGGAAGACAAGAACGAGTCAGTACAGTGAGTCGTGTAAGGGAGTGGACGCCAACAGAAATTTTGGTTTTGGCTGGGATCCAGGTTAGTTCCTCTACCTTCTGTCTGGCAGGGACAGTATTCTCAATCTTATTTTGAACGAGGGCTCTCAGTGGGAGCTGGACTAGATTCTGTAACCagtgtttttcatgtttttatttttttaaccagcttttattgtgatttttatatatatgtagttaCGGCGGAATGACATTAGCAAAACAATTATAATTTCCACGTTAATGATAACGACCGAAAATACAGGagtctgctgcttttttttccatctctgatCTTGTTTCTCATGATATTTATAAAAGTCTAATCACATTAGATATAAAATAATCGCGAAAAAGGTTCATGTAGTTGAAAagaccattttttaaatagatagCTTTCAACTCAATGGTAAGACACAACCATCAATGTCATAAGTCTTTCcagtcaaataaagaaaagcaaggGATTGGAGGGGTGGCCAAGGGCAAGCCTTCCCGTCTGCAGCAAAGATTTCGTAAGAAGAACTCTCCCTGACTTCTCGCGAGTTTTGTCACAAAGTTTTGCTTTAAATCGCTCATTCATCGTCGCCCGACTTAAATCACATGTTTTGCTGCACACGGTGGGACTAGTTCTCAGGCCATGTCTTACATCAGATTTACTCAGACTGTCTCTCCATGACTGTCTCCGTCTcttactgtcacgtgacatcagatGTAGGTGGCAGCAGGGAGCCGTGCAGTGACGTCTTCTCCGGCAACATCGCTTTCTCGGAACCGGAAGCTCGCAACATGCGCGACTGGTTGCAGCGGAACAAAGGTCGAGCAGCCGCCTACCTGACGCTGCACAGCTACGGGCAGTACGTCCTCTACCCTTACGGCACATGCGACAACAGAGTGGCAGACAACAAGGACATCTTGGTGAGTTCCTTGTCCCAGCGGTCTTCATGCCACGACATTAAAGGGGCAATAACTCTTGTTCTTAAAGTGCAGAAAATGCAATCTGTACAAGTTTGGTTTCATTCTTTGCTAATAAACAtgttaaacaaatacaaatttcaacaaataaaaatgtgtggGGAACGGGTTGTCCTGCAGGAAACCTTTCTCTCTGCACTCAGATCATTGCCAGTACCAGTTAGGATTCTCCttcgtgtttgtttactcttgTGTTTGTGCTTTAAAAATCGTGGAAACTGTACATGCTGAGCATGAGGTATTTTTCTGTCCTGTATTTCAGGAAGACCTTGGAAAGACATTCGCGAACGCTCTGGGACAGAAAGGAAGACGCTATTCCGTTGGAAACTCTTGTCAAGTACTTTGTAAGTTGGGTGTGCTCATCACGTGACTGGCACTTGAATGACACGTGCGATATTgattgtgagagagaaaaagtggagtgggaggagagaggtAGACAGAGAAACGTACAGATTAATGCACGGACACAGCCTGACGACGGGGTAAGGGAAAggtgatgataaagatgatgaaagTCAGATTGCTCTCTTCTACGTTCTATACTATCCATTTCAGAATATGATGCGGAATACCtttatgtctttcttatttatttatttcagaccCTGCTGCTGGTGGGTCCGACGACTACGCAAAGGGCTCTCTCGGCATCCCCGTGGCATACACCATCGAGCTGTCTCCTGGAgagaaaaatttcttctttggTTTCGATCTTCCCGAGTCTGAGATCGCTAGTACCGTAGCCGACACGTGGTTCGGTCTCAAGCTGATGGTTCAGAGACTGTACCAGTTGTATTCGGGGTCGAACAGTGCTGGGTCCCAAACGCCCAGGACAGGGTCCAGTGCCCAGTCAGCCAGCCAGACCCAGCTCGTACCAGTGGTCATCAACGGCATCACTTACTACTTCAACTCCTCAGATCCCAACACCCAGCAATGGCTGACAGCTTACAGATCACTGTCAGGGTAGGCAGCGACTGGACTCGGGACacggggtgtgtgtggtgtgcctAGTCATGCGGGCCAGGATCAGATGTCTCTGGGTGTAAAGTCCAAAGAAGCGCCGAAGGACAGAGGGGAGGGGTATCAGGTACACCCTAAAGGTCATGTAAGCTCTTATAAGCaaggagataaataaatagtcATACAATAGACATTACTGTCCCCAACACTGCTGCAGTGTCTTATAAACCAAACACCAATAACACCTTAATCAACTCTTTGTTGGCCTGCAATTTGGTGTGTAAAtgcatattatttatatatatatattataaacatGAGTATAGTGGATTGACTAGTCTGCTTGCTCGTCTTTTCTACAGATTTATGACCTTCTCCATCTTTATTGTTTGGTTTCCTGATTCCTAATTGTATCTTCTACATTAGTCTTTTATTagacttgtctgcatagttgtttctccttctgtccttcgtattctgtccatgtcatCTACTTGTCTTAAACCACaacagcatgctccttcgtAAGCGTGACTATgcaatatataaatcattatttactATTAAGCGTAGCAGAC comes from the Pomacea canaliculata isolate SZHN2017 linkage group LG12, ASM307304v1, whole genome shotgun sequence genome and includes:
- the LOC112553447 gene encoding carboxypeptidase B-like isoform X2 yields the protein MERQVKLLMLCGLTLLLTTGVRCRTAARRSDEGIPSYVGYKVLRVTSRSREALSRTLRHFEKQQGDVWSHLPYSASVMFPREQVEEAIRIAKKEGLGISVILDDVQRYLDANHRKRHERRKRAATVDVTNSYLGLDEINAFLQNVTRSASAADVISSTIGLSFEGRNTPVIEIRERNTKSSGTQKKAIIIDAGIHAREWIAPALALNIINKLAFNPDNDPDVLDLLKKFDWIIAPVVNPDGYEYSRTNSGARLWRKTRTSQYSESCKGVDANRNFGFGWDPDVGGSREPCSDVFSGNIAFSEPEARNMRDWLQRNKGRAAAYLTLHSYGQYVLYPYGTCDNRVADNKDILEDLGKTFANALGQKGRRYSVGNSCQVLYPAAGGSDDYAKGSLGIPVAYTIELSPGEKNFFFGFDLPESEIASTVADTWFGLKLMVQRLYQLYSGSNSAGSQTPRTGSSAQSASQTQLVPVVINGITYYFNSSDPNTQQWLTAYRSLSG